From Clarias gariepinus isolate MV-2021 ecotype Netherlands chromosome 2, CGAR_prim_01v2, whole genome shotgun sequence, one genomic window encodes:
- the lingo1a gene encoding leucine-rich repeat and immunoglobulin-like domain-containing nogo receptor-interacting protein 1 — MVAVEISGHSYLVACWQPILILMLATVLSGSTTGCPSRCECNAQDRAVVCHRKKLMSIPEGIPSETRFLDLSKNRIKTINPEEFSGFPNLEELELNENTISTIEPGAFNNLYGLRTLGLRSNKLKLIQLGVFTGLSNLTKLDISENKIVILLDYMFQDLYNLRSLEVGDNDLVFISHRAFHGLNSLEHLTLEKCNLTAVPTEAFTHLHSLHTLCLRNLNINIIRDYSFKRLSRLKVLEIANWPYLDTMTTNCLYGLNLTSLTITNANLTSIPYVALRHLVYLRFLNMSYNPIVFIEGNKLHDLLRLQEFHLVGGRLAIIEPYSFRGLNYLKILNVSGNALTTLEESAFHSVGNLETLVLNDNPLACDCRLLWVFRRRWRLNFNRQQPTCASPEFVQGKEFKDFPDILQPNYFTCRKSRIRDRKPQQTYVDEGTTVHFACQADGDPAPVIMWLSPQKQFITTKTIGRLTMFPDGTLEVRYAQIQDNGTYVCIASNAGGNDTAVAHLHVHSYSPDWPNQPNKTFAFISNQPSDSGANGTKDTVPFPFDIKTLIIATTMGFISFLGVVLFCLVLLFLWSRGKGNTKHNIEIEYVPRKSDAGLSSGTADAPRKFNMKMI, encoded by the coding sequence ATGGTAGCAGTGGAAATAAGTGGGCACAGCTACCTGGTGGCGTGCTGGCAGCCCATCCTAATACTAATGCTTGCCACGGTGTTGTCCGGCTCTACCACAGGCTGTCCATCCCGCTGCGAGTGCAATGCACAAGACCGTGCTGTTGTGTGCCACCGTAAAAAGTTGATGTCAATCCCTGAAGGTATCCCATCTGAGACAAGATTCTTAGACCTTAGTAAGAATCGAATTAAAACCATCAATCCAGAGGAGTTCTCTGGGTTTCCCAACTTGGAGGAGCTAGAACTGAATGAAAACACCATATCAACCATCGAACCTGGGGCCTTTAACAACCTGTACGGCCTCAGGACTCTCGGGCTGCGGAGCAACAAGCTCAAACTTATTCAGCTGGGTGTATTCACAGGCCTCAGTAATCTTACCAAGCTTGATATCAGTGAGAATAAAATAGTTATCTTGCTGGACTACATGTTCCAGGATCTCTATAATCTCCGCTCTCTGGAAGTGGGTGATAATGACCTGGTGTTTATATCCCACCGAGCATTCCATGGCCTCAACAGCCTGGAACACCTGACACTGGAAAAGTGCAATCTGACCGCTGTTCCCACAGAGGCCTTTACACATTTGCACAGTCTCCACACTTTGTGTCTGCGCAACCTCAACATTAACATTATCAGAGATTATTCCTTCAAACGCCTCTCCCGCCTCAAAGTTTTGGAGATTGCTAATTGGCCATACCTGGATACAATGACTACCAACTGCTTGTATGGTTTGAATCTTACATCCCTAACAATCACCAACGCAAATTTAACTTCAATCCCATATGTGGCACTCCGGCACCTGGTTTATCTACGATTCTTAAATATGTCTTACAACCCTATCGTATTCATTGAGGGAAACAAGCTCCATGACCTGCTCAGACTGCAGGAGTTTCACTTGGTTGGTGGGAGACTGGCTATAATAGAGCCATACTCATTTAGAGGACTCAACTATCTAAAAATCCTGAATGTGTCAGGGAATGCTCTTACTACCTTGGAAGAATCAGCGTTCCACTCAGTGGGGAACCTGGAGACACTGGTGCTAAATGACAACCCTCTGGCATGTGACTGTAGACTTCTCTGGGTATTCCGTCGTAGATGGAGGCTCAACTTCAACCGCCAGCAGCCCACATGCGCCTCACCTGAGTTTGTCCAAGGAAAAGAGTTTAAAGATTTCCCTGACATCTTACAGCCTAATTACTTCACATGTCGCAAATCAAGAATCCGGGACCGCAAACCACAGCAGACGTATGTGGACGAGGGAACTACTGTGCATTTTGCATGTCAGGCAGATGGTGATCCAGCCCCAGTTATCATGTGGCTTTCCCCACAAAAACAGTTCATCACTACAAAAACAATAGGAAGACTAACCATGTTTCCTGATGGTACATTAGAGGTACGCTATGCTCAGATCCAAGACAACGGGACATATGTGTGTATTGCAAGTAATGCAGGTGGAAATGACACTGCTGTTGCTCACCTTCATGTCCACAGTTATTCTCCTGACTGGCCCAACCAGCCCAACAAAACATTTGCTTTCATTTCTAATCAGCCCAGTGACAGTGGAGCCAACGGGACAAAGGATACTGTTCCTTTCCCCTTTGACATTAAGACTCTTATCATTGCCACCACCATGGGATTCATCTCCTTCCTTGGGGTGGTATTATTCTGTTTGGTACTGCTGTTTCTGTGGAGCCGGGGTAAAGGTAACACTAAACACAACATCGAGATTGAGTATGTACCACGTAAATCAGATGCAGGACTAAGCAGTGGTACTGCTGATGCACCTCgcaaatttaatatgaagatgATTTGA